A DNA window from Candidatus Sulfidibacterium hydrothermale contains the following coding sequences:
- a CDS encoding glycoside hydrolase family 13 protein, translating to MQFLFVKYRVSGIDFYDSKGIWRIFDFPNINPFTMKIKSVLFILLLLGSSLFSYAQKIHVNRVDPPSWWTGMHNPHLQLLVFGPKISETQPVIDYDGIRLAEVIHVASPDYLFLNLVISPKTQPGTFTIRFKKGKKEITSYQYTLNKRDKNPKLHQGFDNSDVIYLLMPDRFANGDTTNDNMPGMLEKADRSNPNGRHGGDIKGIEDHLDYLKDLGITTIWSTPLMEDNLPTYSYHGYAQTDYYKVDPRFGTNQDYKNLVQEAHRKGLKVIQDMVFNHCGTNYFWKNDLPTPDWYHQWPKFTRSNYHGGVVSDPHASKYDYHRMVAGWFDTSMPDLNQDNPLVANYLIQNSIWWIEYAGLDGVRQDTYPYPYKDFMAKWMQRILEEYPHFNVVGETWFSYPATVAYWLENNRNKDGYHSHLTNVFDFPLMYAINRAFNEKPGWDTGLARLYEVISQDFVYNDPMKLGIFCGNHDSNRIFSSLHENLKAWKMAMAFLMTTRGIPEIYYGDEILMTGEKSKGDGNLRKDFPGGWPGDQMNAFTPQGRTAEQNDAFNYLRKLLHWRKNTPAVQYGKLTHYIVENGIYVYFRSYKGQRVMVMLNNNNKPVTVDMARFAEDLNGFSKGKDVISGKVLNSLNRIVMPAKSPLIVELMK from the coding sequence ATGCAATTTCTTTTTGTTAAATACCGGGTTTCCGGCATTGATTTTTACGACAGTAAGGGCATTTGGCGTATTTTTGATTTTCCAAATATTAATCCGTTTACCATGAAAATCAAATCTGTTCTGTTTATTTTGCTGTTACTTGGAAGCAGCCTGTTTTCTTATGCTCAAAAAATTCATGTCAACCGGGTAGATCCCCCTTCGTGGTGGACCGGTATGCACAACCCTCATTTGCAACTATTGGTTTTTGGCCCGAAAATTTCGGAGACGCAGCCGGTAATCGATTATGACGGTATTCGGCTTGCAGAAGTTATTCATGTGGCCAGTCCTGATTACCTGTTTCTGAACCTTGTCATTTCTCCCAAAACACAGCCGGGCACTTTTACCATTCGTTTCAAAAAAGGCAAAAAAGAAATCACAAGTTATCAATACACGCTTAACAAAAGAGATAAAAATCCCAAGCTTCATCAGGGTTTTGACAATTCGGATGTCATTTATTTGCTGATGCCCGATCGTTTTGCCAATGGCGATACCACCAACGATAACATGCCCGGCATGCTCGAAAAAGCTGACCGCAGCAATCCCAATGGCCGTCATGGTGGCGATATTAAAGGCATCGAAGATCATTTGGATTATCTGAAAGATCTGGGGATTACCACCATCTGGAGTACCCCGTTGATGGAAGACAATTTACCGACGTATTCGTATCATGGCTATGCTCAAACGGATTACTACAAAGTCGATCCGCGGTTTGGTACCAATCAGGATTACAAAAATCTGGTACAGGAAGCGCATCGGAAAGGACTGAAAGTAATTCAGGATATGGTTTTTAATCATTGTGGCACCAATTATTTCTGGAAAAATGATTTGCCCACTCCCGACTGGTATCATCAGTGGCCGAAGTTTACCCGTTCAAATTATCATGGCGGAGTAGTGTCTGATCCGCATGCATCAAAATATGATTATCACCGTATGGTAGCCGGTTGGTTTGATACTAGCATGCCCGATTTGAATCAGGACAATCCGCTGGTGGCCAATTATCTTATTCAGAACAGCATCTGGTGGATCGAATATGCCGGTTTGGATGGCGTAAGGCAAGATACGTATCCTTATCCGTACAAAGATTTTATGGCAAAATGGATGCAGCGTATTCTGGAAGAATATCCTCACTTTAATGTGGTGGGTGAAACCTGGTTTTCCTATCCGGCCACCGTGGCGTATTGGCTCGAAAACAACCGCAACAAAGATGGCTATCATTCGCATTTGACCAATGTGTTTGATTTTCCGCTGATGTACGCCATTAACCGTGCGTTTAACGAAAAACCCGGTTGGGATACCGGATTGGCCCGTTTGTATGAAGTGATTTCACAGGATTTTGTTTACAACGACCCGATGAAACTGGGAATCTTTTGCGGGAATCACGACAGCAACCGTATCTTTTCTTCACTGCACGAAAACCTGAAAGCCTGGAAAATGGCCATGGCTTTTTTGATGACGACCCGCGGGATCCCGGAAATTTATTACGGAGATGAAATTTTGATGACCGGTGAAAAATCAAAAGGTGACGGTAACCTGCGTAAAGATTTTCCTGGTGGCTGGCCTGGTGACCAAATGAATGCTTTTACTCCCCAGGGCAGAACGGCAGAACAAAATGATGCGTTTAATTATTTGAGAAAATTACTTCACTGGCGTAAAAATACACCGGCAGTCCAATACGGAAAACTCACCCATTACATTGTGGAAAACGGGATTTATGTTTATTTCCGTTCGTACAAAGGACAAAGAGTAATGGTGATGCTGAACAATAACAATAAGCCGGTTACGGTGGATATGGCCCGTTTTGCCGAAGATTTGAACGGATTTTCAAAAGGAAAAGATGTTATCAGCGGGAAAGTTCTGAATTCATTGAACCGTATAGTCATGCCGGCAAAGTCACCGTTGATTGTGGAACTGATGAAATAG
- a CDS encoding alpha-amylase family glycosyl hydrolase: MTNNKERLYTLWRELYPENTTVKLDDFLSELNRKTSSGEEEPTDWYKDAVIYSLYVDLFNKDFSGLIDKLDYLEDLGVNCLWLLPILDSPMRDAGFDIRNYDRIRADLLGLPENFEKEEQEAVFGNFLKEAHSRGIRVIFDVAINHTSDQNPWFQEAKKSEDNPYRNYYIWSKDTSLYGEARLLFKGIEDSNWEPLGDWYYFHRFFSFQPDLNYKNPDVLLAMSKNLLYWQSMGVDGFRADAIPYLWKEKGTSCENLPKTHTIVKFFRAILDYVQPGSLLLAEACQKPKEVVKYMGNGDECHAAYHFPLMPMMFKAIAMGNRQPIIHTLSPEVTPEIPAIGQWLTFLRVHDELSLELVYVSEEDRKYIHEHYCHKPEWDFRVGEGISARLSELFQRDERKIALSYSLMLTITGSPVVYYGDEFGKLNDEAYYREQIQKTGKDDTRFLVRGRIDWQKLENDLKDPENFHAKVYQTIKSLLNTRKEHPAFGRGETQFLEVLSADGQPAENILAYLRTTPEENILVLNNLSDKTVEVNHPLPDNHVFVLNLNGFAYNEDKHTFTLEPHGFVWLGVL; encoded by the coding sequence ATGACAAATAACAAAGAACGTTTATACACCCTTTGGAGGGAACTGTATCCTGAAAACACAACCGTAAAACTGGATGATTTTCTTTCGGAACTCAACAGAAAAACCTCATCCGGAGAAGAAGAACCAACCGATTGGTATAAAGATGCAGTAATCTACTCTCTTTACGTTGACTTGTTCAATAAAGATTTTTCGGGACTAATCGACAAACTCGATTATCTTGAAGATTTAGGCGTAAATTGCCTCTGGCTGTTACCCATTCTGGACTCGCCTATGCGGGATGCCGGTTTTGACATCCGGAATTACGACCGTATCCGTGCCGATCTGCTGGGCTTACCCGAAAACTTTGAGAAAGAAGAACAAGAAGCTGTTTTTGGAAATTTCCTGAAAGAAGCCCATTCCCGCGGTATCCGGGTAATTTTTGATGTGGCCATTAACCATACTTCTGACCAAAATCCATGGTTTCAGGAAGCCAAAAAATCAGAAGACAATCCTTACCGTAATTATTACATCTGGAGCAAAGATACCAGCTTGTACGGAGAAGCCCGTTTGCTTTTCAAAGGCATTGAAGACAGTAACTGGGAACCACTGGGCGACTGGTATTATTTTCACCGGTTTTTTAGCTTTCAGCCCGATTTGAACTACAAAAACCCGGATGTGTTGCTGGCCATGTCTAAGAATTTGTTGTACTGGCAAAGCATGGGAGTAGACGGATTTCGTGCCGATGCCATCCCTTACCTCTGGAAAGAAAAAGGAACCTCTTGCGAGAATCTTCCCAAAACCCATACCATCGTCAAATTTTTCCGGGCTATCCTTGACTATGTGCAGCCCGGGTCGCTGTTGCTGGCCGAGGCCTGCCAAAAGCCCAAAGAAGTGGTCAAATACATGGGCAACGGCGATGAATGTCATGCTGCTTATCATTTTCCGTTAATGCCCATGATGTTCAAAGCCATTGCCATGGGAAACCGGCAGCCTATCATACACACCCTGAGTCCGGAAGTCACCCCCGAAATTCCGGCTATTGGCCAATGGCTTACCTTTTTGCGTGTCCACGACGAACTGAGTCTTGAATTGGTTTACGTAAGTGAAGAAGACCGGAAATATATCCACGAACACTATTGCCACAAACCCGAATGGGATTTCCGCGTAGGCGAAGGTATATCAGCCCGGCTGTCGGAGCTCTTCCAGCGTGACGAACGAAAAATTGCACTTTCTTACTCGTTGATGCTCACCATCACCGGCAGCCCGGTAGTTTACTACGGCGATGAATTCGGGAAGTTGAATGATGAAGCGTATTACCGCGAACAAATTCAAAAAACCGGAAAAGATGATACCCGCTTTTTGGTACGCGGACGTATTGACTGGCAAAAACTGGAAAACGATTTAAAAGATCCGGAAAACTTTCATGCAAAAGTTTACCAAACCATTAAATCACTGTTAAATACCCGGAAAGAACATCCGGCTTTTGGCAGAGGAGAAACCCAATTTTTAGAGGTTTTAAGTGCTGACGGACAACCTGCCGAAAATATTCTGGCTTATTTACGAACAACCCCGGAAGAAAATATTCTGGTTTTAAACAACTTGTCGGATAAAACGGTGGAAGTCAACCATCCGTTACCGGACAATCATGTTTTTGTGCTGAATCTGAATGGTTTTGCCTACAACGAAGACAAACACACCTTTACCCTTGAGCCTCACGGTTTTGTGTGGCTTGGTGTATTGTAA
- a CDS encoding aldo/keto reductase, whose product MEQIELTGNFEVSRMAMGFWRLKEWNLSPSALLDFVETLLDWGITTFDHADIYGDYSCELLFGEVLKQKPELRQQMQLVSKCGILLPSEKFPGRKINFYDTGYDHIMESVERSLKNLHTNHLDLLLIHRPDPLMNPAETARAFEALHRAGKVLHFGVSNFTPADTEMLQAHLSLPLVTNQVEISPLQLEHFENGNMAWFRKTGMHPMAWSPLGGGKLFNPEDERGLTLYNTLFEIASQKNTRNLTAIVLAWLLKHPAGIIPVLGSGKLNRIKEALQAFDLSLSQEEWFEILVAAQGHRMP is encoded by the coding sequence ATGGAACAAATTGAACTAACCGGCAACTTTGAAGTTTCGCGGATGGCTATGGGATTCTGGCGACTGAAAGAATGGAACCTGTCGCCTTCTGCATTGCTTGATTTTGTGGAGACTTTGCTGGATTGGGGCATCACCACTTTTGATCATGCTGATATTTACGGCGACTATTCGTGTGAATTGCTTTTTGGGGAAGTTTTAAAACAAAAACCGGAGCTGCGTCAGCAGATGCAGCTGGTTTCCAAATGCGGTATTTTGTTGCCTTCGGAGAAGTTTCCCGGGCGAAAGATCAATTTTTATGATACCGGATACGACCACATTATGGAGAGTGTGGAACGCTCATTAAAAAATCTGCACACCAATCATCTGGATTTGCTGTTGATCCACCGGCCCGATCCTTTGATGAATCCGGCGGAAACAGCCCGTGCTTTTGAAGCGTTGCATCGTGCGGGAAAAGTACTGCATTTTGGCGTTTCTAATTTTACACCGGCCGACACCGAAATGCTTCAGGCGCATCTTTCTTTGCCGTTGGTTACCAATCAGGTGGAGATCTCCCCTTTACAGCTGGAGCATTTTGAAAACGGAAATATGGCCTGGTTCCGGAAAACAGGAATGCATCCCATGGCCTGGTCGCCTTTGGGCGGCGGAAAGCTTTTTAATCCGGAAGATGAAAGAGGACTTACGCTTTACAATACTCTTTTTGAAATCGCTTCGCAGAAAAATACCCGCAACCTGACGGCAATTGTCCTGGCCTGGTTACTGAAACATCCGGCCGGAATAATTCCGGTATTGGGTTCCGGAAAATTAAACCGCATAAAAGAAGCGTTGCAGGCTTTTGATTTGTCCCTTTCACAGGAAGAATGGTTTGAGATCTTGGTGGCAGCTCAGGGGCACCGCATGCCCTGA
- a CDS encoding uridine kinase, with product MLEDVLLIQDKHRRVGNAIVDEILKNKKDKFIIAISGESGSGKSELTHVIAKSLRQYDIFAKPVHLDNFFKTLPLERRAWREKHGIEKVVGIQEIDWDAVQKTVDDFKHGRTSSMPCVDLVTEQVDTLITDFKNIDMLVLDGLYAMHTEGVDLHVFIDLTYHETKKAQTARGKEKTDENRMRTLEAEHKAVRSLRPKADLLVTKAYELEKVKK from the coding sequence ATGTTAGAAGATGTTTTGTTAATTCAGGATAAACACCGTCGCGTGGGGAATGCCATTGTGGACGAGATTTTAAAGAACAAAAAAGACAAGTTTATTATTGCCATTTCCGGAGAATCGGGTTCCGGAAAATCGGAGCTGACCCATGTGATAGCCAAGTCGTTGCGTCAATATGATATTTTTGCCAAACCGGTGCATCTCGATAATTTCTTTAAAACACTGCCTTTGGAAAGACGGGCCTGGCGCGAAAAACATGGTATTGAGAAAGTCGTGGGAATTCAGGAAATTGACTGGGATGCCGTGCAAAAAACGGTAGATGATTTTAAACACGGACGGACTTCTTCCATGCCGTGTGTGGATTTGGTGACCGAACAGGTAGATACGCTGATCACCGATTTTAAAAATATTGACATGCTGGTATTGGATGGTTTGTATGCTATGCATACCGAAGGAGTGGATTTGCATGTTTTTATCGATCTGACCTATCACGAAACAAAAAAAGCACAAACGGCCCGTGGCAAGGAAAAAACCGATGAAAACCGGATGCGTACACTGGAAGCTGAACACAAAGCTGTCCGGTCGCTTCGTCCCAAAGCCGATTTGCTGGTAACCAAAGCATACGAATTAGAAAAAGTCAAAAAGTAA
- a CDS encoding DUF349 domain-containing protein produces MEKKDQTNQNPVNVQEEKSGTENAPVVKQNEQQLSEKDKEKIKSLIQASAPEEKTKKTSPGRPKKQINKALKTRILHLLRDGVPVRTTSPVPDKPKKEAKTTVMSETERLFVLNLLRDTAKKQQENKETAVQEEIDYDQLNKQELVEMLEEVVQEKDITQIKEKVAKIKLAFHRLNKEEIDHQKQAFLANGGKEEDFKHIPDPLEKRFDEAFATYRHNRAKYSEELEREKQQNLKKKLEILEELKQLIASEETLKKTYDEFRRLQEKWKEIGVVPASELNNLWQNYHFLVEKFFDKVRINKELRDLDLKKNMEQKLALCEKAEALLEEKSILGSFKKLQQYHDEWREIGPVPRDMKEPLWERFKAATDKINQKRREHYKELHQEQEKNYEAKVALCEEAEKLLAEEQPSRIKEWQKATEKFNDLLTRWKSIGRAPKSKNDQVWKRFKTTLDTFYANKRAFFQALKESQMENYSKKLKLCEQAEAIKDSTDWRKTTNELIQLQKKWKEIGPVPRKYSDKIWKRFRAACDEFFNRKSEFYKNSHQEEEENLKKKEALIESMLNHEVSENKEENLSALKAFQQQWLEIGHVPFHAKDKIYKKYHDAYEKLLKKMHLSQAELSAQGFATKLEALKKSPEGEHRLLRERSALVAKMKKLQEDITLWENNIGFFSSSKASELVSGFEKKIERAKKDLSLLKEKIRLIDKELR; encoded by the coding sequence ATGGAAAAGAAAGATCAAACCAATCAAAATCCTGTAAATGTGCAGGAGGAGAAGTCCGGGACAGAAAATGCCCCTGTTGTGAAACAAAATGAACAACAGTTAAGTGAAAAGGATAAAGAGAAGATCAAATCGCTGATTCAGGCTTCCGCACCGGAAGAGAAGACAAAAAAGACATCTCCGGGCCGCCCGAAAAAGCAAATTAACAAGGCATTAAAGACCAGGATATTGCATCTTTTACGGGATGGGGTTCCTGTCCGCACAACTTCCCCGGTTCCGGATAAACCGAAAAAGGAGGCGAAAACGACCGTAATGAGTGAAACGGAACGCCTTTTTGTTTTGAACCTGTTGCGTGATACGGCTAAAAAACAACAGGAGAATAAAGAAACAGCGGTACAGGAAGAGATTGATTATGATCAATTGAATAAGCAGGAGCTGGTGGAAATGCTGGAAGAAGTGGTCCAGGAAAAAGATATCACGCAGATAAAAGAAAAAGTAGCCAAGATCAAACTGGCTTTTCATCGTCTGAACAAGGAAGAGATCGACCATCAAAAACAGGCGTTCCTGGCCAATGGCGGAAAAGAAGAAGATTTCAAACATATTCCTGATCCGCTCGAAAAACGTTTTGATGAAGCTTTTGCCACTTACCGGCATAACCGGGCCAAATATTCGGAAGAACTTGAAAGGGAAAAACAGCAAAACCTGAAAAAGAAGCTGGAGATTCTCGAAGAACTGAAACAGCTGATTGCTTCCGAAGAAACATTGAAAAAAACATACGATGAGTTTCGCCGGCTGCAGGAAAAGTGGAAAGAAATTGGCGTGGTGCCGGCTTCCGAACTTAATAATCTGTGGCAGAATTACCACTTCCTGGTCGAGAAGTTTTTTGACAAGGTACGTATTAACAAAGAGCTTCGTGATCTGGACCTGAAGAAAAATATGGAGCAAAAGCTGGCACTTTGTGAAAAAGCGGAGGCTTTGCTCGAAGAAAAATCCATTCTCGGATCGTTTAAGAAACTTCAACAATATCATGATGAGTGGCGGGAGATCGGTCCGGTGCCCCGCGATATGAAAGAACCTTTGTGGGAACGCTTTAAAGCGGCTACCGATAAGATCAACCAAAAAAGACGGGAGCACTACAAAGAGTTGCATCAGGAGCAGGAAAAAAATTACGAAGCCAAAGTGGCGCTTTGCGAAGAAGCCGAAAAGCTTTTGGCCGAAGAACAGCCGTCCCGCATTAAAGAGTGGCAGAAAGCGACCGAGAAGTTTAACGATCTGTTAACCCGCTGGAAAAGTATCGGACGGGCTCCCAAATCGAAAAACGATCAGGTCTGGAAACGTTTCAAAACGACACTCGATACCTTTTATGCCAATAAACGGGCTTTTTTCCAGGCGCTGAAAGAGAGCCAGATGGAAAATTACAGCAAAAAGCTGAAATTGTGCGAACAGGCTGAAGCCATAAAAGACAGTACGGACTGGAGAAAAACGACCAACGAACTGATTCAGCTGCAAAAGAAATGGAAAGAAATTGGTCCGGTACCGCGGAAATATTCCGATAAGATATGGAAAAGATTCCGGGCTGCCTGTGATGAGTTTTTTAACCGGAAATCGGAATTCTATAAAAACAGCCATCAGGAAGAAGAAGAAAACCTGAAAAAGAAAGAAGCCCTGATTGAATCGATGCTGAATCATGAAGTGTCTGAAAACAAGGAAGAAAACCTGTCGGCATTAAAGGCTTTTCAACAACAATGGCTGGAAATTGGTCATGTTCCGTTTCATGCCAAAGATAAGATCTACAAAAAGTACCACGATGCATACGAAAAGCTTCTGAAAAAGATGCATCTTTCGCAGGCCGAGCTTTCGGCTCAGGGATTTGCCACCAAGCTGGAAGCTTTGAAGAAATCGCCGGAAGGTGAACACCGGCTGTTGCGCGAACGCTCGGCACTGGTAGCCAAAATGAAAAAATTGCAGGAAGATATCACCCTGTGGGAAAATAATATTGGCTTCTTCTCCAGCTCCAAAGCCAGCGAACTGGTGAGCGGTTTTGAGAAAAAAATCGAACGGGCTAAAAAAGACCTTTCTCTGCTCAAAGAGAAAATCCGGTTGATAGACAAAGAATTGCGTTAA
- a CDS encoding phage holin family protein — MMYSILKFLSTVVSILIISALLPGVHIRGKSFWTAALIAVVLAVLNFLVYPFMLIITLPITLLTFGLFLLVINAFIIQLAAWMVPDFQVDNFWWALLFSILLSLVTLFFEMVLFPVSIFS; from the coding sequence ATGATGTATTCTATTTTGAAGTTTTTAAGTACAGTTGTTTCTATATTGATCATCAGTGCTTTGTTGCCCGGTGTGCACATCCGGGGAAAATCATTTTGGACAGCTGCACTTATTGCTGTGGTGCTGGCCGTACTGAATTTTTTGGTTTATCCTTTTATGCTTATCATTACGCTTCCGATCACCTTGCTTACTTTCGGGTTGTTTTTGCTGGTAATCAATGCGTTTATTATTCAGTTGGCCGCCTGGATGGTTCCTGATTTTCAGGTGGATAATTTTTGGTGGGCCTTGTTGTTTAGTATTTTGCTGAGTCTGGTCACGCTGTTTTTCGAGATGGTACTTTTTCCGGTGAGCATCTTTTCGTAA
- a CDS encoding beta-phosphoglucomutase family hydrolase, with the protein MSSTAFDAVIFDLDGVITQTATVHSRAWKKMFDEYLKARAEKTGEPFREFTQEDYLAYVDGKPRYDGVKSFLESRGIQLPMGTPEDAPDKETICGLGNKKNEDFNEVLRNEGVEVYPSTVEFMKSLKEAGIHIGVASSSKNCEAVLKAAKLEYLVETRVDGVVSAALHLQGKPAPDIFLKAAENLGVKPYRAVVVEDAVSGVAAGKNGNFGLVLGVAREDNRQALRQNGADIVVADLAEISIEKISDWFKNGLVADSWKLEYFDYDTQKERSREALLTVGNGYFGTRGAMEEADANAVNYPGTYIAGVYNRLVTPVAGKDVENEDFVNCPNWLPVRFKVEDGPWLDVNKAEILEIHRVLDFKTGLFKRSMLVKDEEGRVSRVESERFASMDNPHIAGLRYRIIPQNYSGNITFMSALNGAIENAGVERYKDLKSKHLKPLEQGSDGEIAYLKVKTVQSDIEIAESARLRLTKNGAFIDDNLVHTTENGMVFSFGDQYIAQGDVFEMEKIVTIFTTREERNPLISSLSAAKAAGTFDELFADSVRQYQKIWNEIDVRVEGNRLSQKLLRMHLYHLMVSASPHNEKLDAGVTARGLHGEAYRGHIFWDELFILPFYDIHFPKTARSLLMYRYRRLDKAREYAREYGYKGAMFPWQSGSDGSEETQVMHLNPVSGEWGPDHSSLQRHVSLAVAYNVWQYFHISNDKAFLEQYGMEMILEICRFWESKARWDEKTGRYSIDKVMGPDEFHEKYPDSDEGGLKDNAYTNVMTAWLFKMARKLWNGISADAKEKLKQSIHFDEKELNQWEKIRKKLRLVISEEGIIAQYDGYFQLKELDWDYYRKKYGNVYRMDRLLKAEGKSADEYKVAKQADTLMIFYNLEKEEVDALLAEMGYTLPEDYLQKNLEYYLARTSHGSTLSRVVHAQLAQMTGNEQLAWELYSDALASDYNDIQGGTTGEGIHVGVMAGTVMIALNTYGGINLKKETLEVNPHLPESWDRLVCRFHFKETAFDADIRRNQVKLSASRKTTVKIAEKDVVIEKDYAG; encoded by the coding sequence ATGTCTTCAACTGCTTTTGATGCTGTCATTTTTGACCTTGACGGTGTAATAACCCAAACAGCTACGGTGCACAGCCGGGCCTGGAAAAAGATGTTTGATGAGTACCTGAAAGCCCGTGCAGAAAAAACCGGCGAACCGTTTCGCGAATTTACCCAAGAAGATTATCTGGCTTATGTGGATGGAAAACCGCGTTATGACGGAGTAAAAAGCTTTTTGGAATCTCGTGGTATTCAGCTTCCAATGGGTACGCCGGAGGATGCCCCGGACAAAGAAACCATCTGTGGGTTAGGAAACAAAAAAAATGAAGATTTTAATGAAGTGTTGCGTAACGAAGGCGTGGAAGTTTATCCTTCCACCGTCGAATTTATGAAGTCTCTGAAAGAAGCGGGAATTCATATTGGTGTAGCATCGTCAAGCAAAAACTGTGAAGCTGTGCTAAAAGCGGCCAAGCTGGAGTATCTTGTGGAGACACGGGTTGACGGTGTGGTATCGGCAGCATTGCATTTGCAGGGTAAACCGGCTCCGGATATTTTTTTGAAAGCTGCTGAAAATCTTGGGGTGAAACCGTACCGTGCTGTAGTAGTGGAAGATGCTGTTTCGGGCGTAGCTGCCGGAAAAAACGGAAATTTCGGATTGGTTCTTGGCGTAGCCCGCGAAGACAACCGGCAGGCTTTACGGCAAAATGGCGCAGACATTGTCGTTGCTGATCTGGCGGAGATCTCGATTGAAAAAATATCCGATTGGTTTAAAAACGGATTGGTCGCCGATAGTTGGAAACTGGAATATTTTGATTACGATACACAAAAAGAACGTTCACGTGAGGCGTTGCTCACGGTAGGAAACGGCTATTTTGGTACACGCGGAGCGATGGAAGAAGCGGATGCCAATGCGGTAAATTATCCGGGAACCTACATTGCCGGGGTGTACAACCGGCTGGTGACTCCGGTTGCCGGAAAGGATGTGGAAAATGAAGACTTTGTCAATTGTCCCAATTGGTTGCCGGTACGGTTTAAAGTGGAAGATGGTCCCTGGCTGGATGTAAATAAAGCAGAAATTCTGGAGATTCATCGCGTGCTGGATTTTAAAACCGGGCTTTTCAAAAGAAGTATGTTGGTAAAAGACGAAGAAGGCCGTGTTAGCCGCGTGGAGTCGGAACGGTTTGCCAGCATGGATAATCCGCATATTGCCGGTTTGCGTTACCGGATTATTCCTCAGAATTATTCCGGAAACATTACTTTTATGAGCGCGTTGAACGGGGCCATTGAGAATGCCGGAGTGGAACGCTACAAGGATTTGAAATCGAAACATTTGAAACCCCTGGAGCAGGGTAGTGACGGAGAAATTGCTTACCTGAAAGTAAAAACGGTACAATCCGACATTGAAATTGCTGAAAGTGCCCGGTTACGCCTTACCAAAAACGGAGCTTTTATCGATGATAATCTGGTACATACCACCGAAAACGGAATGGTTTTTTCGTTTGGTGATCAGTATATTGCGCAGGGCGATGTTTTTGAGATGGAGAAAATCGTCACGATTTTCACTACCCGCGAAGAGCGAAATCCATTGATATCCAGCCTTTCGGCGGCTAAGGCAGCCGGAACTTTTGATGAATTGTTTGCCGATTCTGTCCGACAGTATCAGAAAATCTGGAACGAAATAGATGTTCGTGTTGAAGGAAATCGTCTTTCGCAAAAGCTGTTGCGGATGCATTTATATCATCTGATGGTGTCGGCTTCGCCGCATAATGAAAAACTGGATGCCGGCGTGACAGCACGCGGATTACATGGCGAGGCCTATCGTGGACACATCTTTTGGGATGAATTGTTTATTCTGCCGTTTTATGATATTCATTTTCCAAAAACAGCCCGGTCGTTGTTGATGTATCGTTACCGCCGGCTGGATAAAGCCCGTGAATATGCCCGCGAATACGGATATAAAGGCGCGATGTTCCCTTGGCAAAGTGGTAGCGATGGCAGCGAAGAAACCCAGGTGATGCACCTGAATCCGGTTTCCGGTGAATGGGGCCCGGATCATTCTTCATTGCAAAGGCATGTCTCGCTGGCTGTGGCGTATAATGTGTGGCAATACTTCCATATTTCCAACGACAAAGCTTTTCTGGAACAGTACGGAATGGAAATGATTCTGGAAATTTGTCGTTTCTGGGAAAGCAAAGCCCGGTGGGACGAAAAAACCGGTCGTTATAGCATAGACAAAGTGATGGGCCCCGATGAGTTTCATGAAAAATATCCGGACAGCGACGAAGGCGGATTAAAAGATAATGCCTATACCAACGTGATGACGGCCTGGCTGTTTAAGATGGCCCGTAAATTATGGAACGGGATAAGTGCTGATGCCAAAGAAAAACTCAAACAGTCCATCCATTTTGATGAAAAAGAATTGAATCAGTGGGAAAAAATCCGGAAAAAATTACGGCTGGTGATTTCTGAAGAAGGCATCATTGCACAATACGATGGTTATTTTCAGCTGAAAGAACTCGACTGGGACTATTACCGGAAGAAATACGGCAATGTGTATCGTATGGACCGGTTGCTGAAAGCCGAAGGGAAATCGGCAGATGAGTACAAAGTAGCCAAACAGGCCGATACGCTCATGATATTTTATAACCTAGAGAAGGAAGAAGTGGATGCCCTGCTTGCAGAAATGGGATATACGCTTCCGGAAGATTATCTGCAGAAAAATCTGGAGTATTATCTGGCCCGCACTTCTCATGGTTCTACACTTAGCCGGGTTGTCCATGCGCAATTGGCACAAATGACCGGTAATGAGCAGCTGGCCTGGGAATTGTATTCGGATGCTTTGGCCAGCGATTACAATGATATTCAGGGCGGTACGACAGGTGAAGGAATTCATGTAGGAGTTATGGCCGGAACGGTGATGATTGCGCTCAACACGTATGGAGGGATTAACCTGAAGAAAGAAACCCTGGAGGTTAATCCGCACTTGCCCGAAAGCTGGGATCGGCTGGTTTGTCGGTTTCATTTCAAAGAAACGGCATTTGATGCAGATATCCGGCGAAATCAGGTGAAACTTTCTGCCAGCCGGAAAACCACGGTGAAAATAGCTGAAAAGGATGTGGTAATTGAAAAAGACTACGCTGGATAA